In one Lolium rigidum isolate FL_2022 chromosome 3, APGP_CSIRO_Lrig_0.1, whole genome shotgun sequence genomic region, the following are encoded:
- the LOC124694684 gene encoding uncharacterized protein LOC124694684 yields MRIRRYAARLLASSAASSPPPPPGAAAAAPWLHAAADDCAFCDLTRGSDPQVAPDGIKHKGHTRIASPEPEVESDSDDLAELPPAPQAQRREIDHEHSAREDAGGLEATGGAAASPESQAAPDRVKHKGHIAGPEPQGELKSAAPPPQPRALKESIPAQRCEMDYEQSASGDAVALEVTGRADAKPEYMEETTLSSELATELAVKRGPFVVDISDDEQEAGGTSPLVNVSVADPEATGGVSLVSRSIAGPEVAMGVPSAGEAAAEREVSVQVSLASGSIAVPEFIMGASLAGKAVAQREVSEEVIRGAAFADEAVAEREVYEGVSLESGSGAEPQVIGGASLADEAVADQEISGGVSLSSEATTEAATVVTALGVTTGVPLDTEGIAEPDCKTGASPVDESAAEIDKMEASSSVNEAAAEMDKMEASSVNESAAEMGVTRPGSFVIEAATDPGLPERVSLPNEAATEREVSEGVSPASETAAEPPEMDVIRLDSHVIEAAADPGHSERVSLANKTTTEREVSEGVSLLTEAATEPADVVTALEVTTGAPLDNAGAAVPETKMEASLVNESATQMDCVRLGSPTIEATTHTRLAERVSLVSEVVTETGIAGAANLDTEFFVEPEATGGPSLVNECSELEIAEGVSIAKEAAAEPEVTGEAYVCSEDADAALNKTRPPHCDLDCATVQVENVGVSVRDEVQPSRDDAADEVVSVSSMSTGPAKSPTADEVTPHDDTPSISCVSGIVARSVGKSGRTDIICYARRSGKRKLDMAEMKTDQIEMGDGDICDQCEEKATLDRTAPCESAMSTAGSVEIKLADIKRDPADNSASSRCKRRKGRYECDIDYCRMTFKKKTELSVHKKNMCVVKSCGKHFRCHKYLRRHHSTHNEDAPYKCPWEDCTMAFKWRCSLADHFQVHTGEKPYKCRSPGCSKIYKYVSDFIRHKKRCKPQR; encoded by the exons ATGCGCATCCGCCGCTACGCCGCGCGCCTCCTCGCGTCCtcggccgcctcctcgccgccaccgccgcccggcgcggccgcggcggcgccctggctccacgccgccgccgacgactgcGCCTTCTGCGACCTCACGCGCGGCTCCGACCCGCAG GTTGCTCCCGACGGGATTAAGCACAAGGGCCACACACGCATTGCTAGTCCGGAGCCGGAAGTTGAGAGCGACAGCGACGACCTAGCTGAGCTGCCGCCTGCCCCacaag CTCAACGACGCGAGATAGACCATGAGCACTCCGCGAGGGAAGATGCCGGGGGGCTGGAAGCTACAGGTGGAGCTGCCGCGAGCCCTGAATCGCAGGCTGCTCCTGACAGGGTTAAGCACAAGGGCCACATTGCCGGTCCGGAGCCGCAAGGCGAGCTCAAGAGCGCTGCCCCGCCTCCACAGCCTCGTGCGCTGAAAG AATCGATTCCAGCTCAACGATGCGAGATGGATTATGAGCAGTCTGCGAGTGGAGATGCCGTGGCATTGGAAGTTACAGGGAGAGCTGATGCAAAGCCAGAATATATGGAGGAGACTACTCTTTCCAGTGAACTTGCTACTGAGCTGGCCGTCAAGCGAGGACCTTTTGTTGTTGATATATCTGATGATGAGCAGGAAGCTGGAGGGACAAGTCCTCTTGTTAATGTCTCTGTCGCCGATCCGGAGGCTACTGGGGGAGTTTCTCTTGTGAGTAGATCGATCGCTGGGCCAGAAGTTGCAATGGGAGTTCCTTCTGCTGGTGAGGCTGCTGCTGAACGAGAAGTTTCGGTGCAAGTTTCTCTTGCGAGTGGGTCGATCGCCGTGCCGGAATTTATAATGGGAGCTTCTCTTGCTGGTAAAGCTGTTGCTCAACGAGAAGTTTCGGAGGAAGTTATAAGGGGAGCTGCTTTTGCTGATGAAGCTGTTGCCGAGCGAGAAGTTTACGAGGGAGTTTCTCTTGAGAGTGGGTCGGGCGCTGAACCACAGGTTATAGGGGGAGCTTCTCTTGCTGATGAAGCTGTTGCGGATCAAGAAATTTCAGGGGGAGTTTCTCTTTCGAGTGAAGCTACAACTGAGGCTGCCACTGTAGTCACTGCATTGGGAGTTACAACTGGAGTCCCCCTCGACACCGAAGGCATTGCCGAACCGGATTGTAAAACAGGAGCCTCTCCTGTCGATGAATctgctgctgaaattgataaaatggAAGCCTCTTCTTCTGTCAATGAAGCTGCTGCTGAAATGGATAAAATGGAAGCTTCTTCTGTCAATGAATCTGCTGCTGAAATGGGTGTTACACGTCCAGGTTCCTTTGTTATTGAAGCAGCAACTGATCCAGGACTTCCAGAAAGAGTTTCTCTTCCCAATGAAGCTGCTACTGAGCGAGAAGTTTCGGAAGGAGTTTCACCTGCGAGTGAAACTGCAGCTGAGCCACCAGAAATGGATGTTATACGGTTAGATTCCCATGTTATTGAAGCTGCAGCTGATCCAGGACACTCAGAAAGAGTCTCTCTTGCTAATAAAACTACCACTGAGCGGGAAGTTTCAGAGGGAGTATCACTTCTGACTGAAGCTGCAACTGAGCCAGCAGATGTAGTCACTGCATTGGAAGTTACAACTGGAGCTCCCCTTGACAATGCAGGCgctgcagtaccagaaactaaaaTGGAAGCTTCTCTTGTGAATGAATCTGCTACTCAAATGGACTGTGTACGATTAGGTTCCCCTACTATTGAAGCTACAACTCATACAAGGCTTGCAGAAAGAGTTTCTCTTGTGAGCGAAGTTGTCACTGAGACAGGAATCGCAGGAGCCGCTAACCTCGACACTGAATTTTTTGTGGAACCAGAAGCTACAGGTGGACCTTCTCTTGTAAATGAATGTAGTGAACTGGAAATTGCGGAGGGGGTTTCTATTGCTAAGGAAGCTGCTGCAGAACCAGAAGTTACTGGCGAGGCTTATGTTTGCAGTGAAGATGCCGACGCTGCTTTAAATAAGACACGGCCTCCTCACTGTGATTTGGATTGTGCCACTGTGCAGGTTGAAAATGTAGGAGTGTCTGTTCGCGATGAAGTGCAGCCCTCTAGAGACGATGCAGCAGACGAGGTTGTTTCCGTAAGTTCCATGAGCACTGGTCCTGCCAAGAGTCCAACTGCTGACGAAGTAACACCACACGATGACACACCCAGTATTTCATGTGTATCAGGTATAGTAGCTAGAAGCGTTGGTAAATCAGGGAGGACTGATATCATATGTTATGCTAGGCGCAGCGGTAAAAGAAAGCTGGATATGGCAGAGATGAAGACAGATCAGattgaaatgggtgatggtgacaTTTGTGATCAATGTGAGGAAAAGGCGACGTTGGACAGAACTGCTCCTTGCGAGAGTGCGATGTCAACTGCTGGATCTGTAGAAATTAAACTTGCTGACATAAAGAGAGACCCTGCAGACAATTCAGCTTCAAGCAGGTGTAAAAGGAGGAAGGGACGATATGAATGTGACATTGATTACTGCCGCATGACATTCAAGAAAAAAACCGAACTTTCTgtccacaagaagaacatgtgcgTGGTCAAGTCATGTGGCAAGCATTTCAGATGCCACAAGTATCTGAGACGCCACCATAGCACTCACAACGAAGATGCACCTTACAAGTGCCCGTGGGAGGATTGCACTATGGCTTTCAAGTGGAGATGTTCTCTGGCTGATCATTTCCAGGTTCATACAGGGGAAAAGCCCTATAAATGCAGGTCACCTGGGTGTAGCAAGATATATAAGTATGTTTCTGACTTCATCCGGCATAAGAAGAGGTGCAAACCTCAGAGGTAA
- the LOC124702949 gene encoding uncharacterized protein LOC124702949 produces the protein MERDSTAAQSDETVRSPEPAAAEAAVIAPPAATRPYYECVFCKRGFTTAQALGGHMNIHRRDRDRVKPAPARRLDAPATKWYGHSASYPPPQLAAPQMSSGSFAMLYYTSGAGGAAGVGVDADLALSPGTPSPRELSLFGSKDDHDRDLQLGLGFHGSGWRAPEGLPERRQDGEPAERKQLLDLELRLGPRPRH, from the coding sequence ATGGAGAGGGACAGCACGGCGGCCCAGAGCGACGAGACAGTGAGATCGCCCGAGCCAGCGGCGGCCGAGGCAGCAGTGATTGCGCCGCCGGCCGCGACCCGGCCGTACTACGAGTGCGTGTTCTGCAAGCGCGGGTTCACCACGGCGCAGGCGCTGGGCGGGCACATGAACATCCACCGCCGCGACCGGGACCGCGTCAAGCCGGCACCCGCCCGCCGCCTGGACGCGCCAGCCACCAAGTGGTATGGGCACTCGGCGTCCTATCCGCCACCGCAGCTGGCAGCACCGCAAATGAGTAGCGGCAGCTTCGCCATGTTGTACTACACGAGCGGCGCCGGCGGTGCGGCCGGAGTCGGAGTGGACGCGGATCTGGCCCTGAGCCCTGGTACCCCTAGCCCGAGGGAGCTGAGCCTGTTCGGTTCCAAAGACGACCATGATCGTGACTTGCAGCTGGGCCTTGGGTTCCACGGGAGCGGGTGGCGCGCGCCGGAAGGGCTGCCAGAGCGGCGGCAGGACGGCGAGCCGGCGGAGAGGAAGCAGCTGTTGGACCTGGAGCTCAGGCTCGGGCCTCGTCCCAGGCACTGA